ACAGAAGGAGGATGTGTTGTGTTGATCATGCAATGCCCACCATTTTTTGAGCTTGTTCAGGTCTTCTTCAACTCTGAGGGTGGTAGGTGAGATCTCGAAGTCAAGCTAATTGATCTAATATGGTACCTCTTAGCCATGGGTTTTTCTTATCTTTTCACAGGAAGGCTTGATGGTTAGATGGTTTAACCAGTaatataagtatatatatatatagagggtTGCAGGAGTACAAGACTATTGATCTGTGAATATGTGTTGAGCATGTGAAGCCAATGTGGTCTCTCCTTCAAATACGGTTACCATGTCTCATCATAGACCAACATAGCTCCAATGATGGGATGTCATATATAGATTGGTGATTAGGTTGATACATCGGTGGaggcattattctatgcttaaAGCACGAGTGTATTTCAATCCTTTTTTAAGTTGGATTACCAgaacggaaaaaaaaaaaaaaaaaggtctgAAAATTTTGTGATCTTGTCAGCTTTTGTAGGGTACATTGGTAGATTAAGAATAACTAAAGGAATAATAATAATCCATACTTGGGATTTCTGAACATGGACCTATCCATTAAAAATGTGGATGCCATGACCAGTTTGATGTACAAAAATCAATCTTTCATGGGGTCACAAGATTGAGAAGAGACACTCTATTTTGGATTAAGCATCTAAACAGGCAATTTAATTTAGCCTCAACATCGTTGATGCTAACAGCAAGCGTCTCCAATCTATCTTGTACTTGTTGCAGATCAATCTTGGCTTCGCTATTTTTCCTGATTTTTCCATGAATACAGCAGACAGAAACATCAACTTTCTCCACCTCATTGAAAATCTTTTCACCTTTATCAGAATAAGCAAGCGATCCTGGACGTATCAGTTTCGATACCAATGACCAGCCAACGATGTTTGTTTTCGCTGCCAGCGGAGACAAGAACAACATGACCGATCGAAACATGGTAACTGCAATGGCATGTGCTTCTCTTATCACTTTAACTACATATGATAAGTGCTGCTCCTCGTCCAATGTAGGAAGAAAGGATAAGGAATTGCTTTCAAGTTTCTTCAACGTTGCAAGCGACTTTGTGACTTGTTTCTTAGCTCTCTTTCTGAAACTAATATAAGCTTGAACATTACTTTCGATGCTTGATGAATCTTTACCCCTTCTACGCAACGCTGATTGCAGGTCACGGATGTGTTCTTGCATTGTGAAGAACAGGTCTCTAGCAGTGCTGCACACGTC
The Manihot esculenta cultivar AM560-2 chromosome 1, M.esculenta_v8, whole genome shotgun sequence genome window above contains:
- the LOC110610163 gene encoding uncharacterized protein LOC110610163; translated protein: MNSVHSHVRSISLPSRLHHNSLKIEAELTNLKSSASNSNCLHAETIQLGLTKLAELFICIEELTHSPQNQQVYHRQLLEEVLDGSVELVDVCSTARDLFFTMQEHIRDLQSALRRRGKDSSSIESNVQAYISFRKRAKKQVTKSLATLKKLESNSLSFLPTLDEEQHLSYVVKVIREAHAIAVTMFRSVMLFLSPLAAKTNIVGWSLVSKLIRPGSLAYSDKGEKIFNEVEKVDVSVCCIHGKIRKNSEAKIDLQQVQDRLETLAVSINDVEAKLNCLFRCLIQNRVSLLNLVTP